A window of the Narcine bancroftii isolate sNarBan1 chromosome 4, sNarBan1.hap1, whole genome shotgun sequence genome harbors these coding sequences:
- the LOC138762307 gene encoding uncharacterized protein isoform X2, with amino-acid sequence MWDPFRSEVPFPSSEPLNRLLCVRIPPFFTAHNPLHVSCYRPNDSPVPGFTEGYDPSASNVTTGVCPLAHPEYPAPFLPCLHYLMHLTRCTVSPPQSIPVPCVMHDVFVAASNSLTSYLRSKVLLKLLRTSRPLVEVHEGGHRLFLCVPRLAASPLVAACSSQGPVHSPHLVTLGSAGRLSHPREVVSLSRAPSDAARTIPGLGIRALSDTGCTIPGLGIRVLSDTACTIPGLGIRALPNTGCTIPGLGIRALSDTACTIPGLGIRALSDTACTIPGCLLSQSQTASEVIPGGRLDYKQANCSQICNTPLPFTEIERMSVSGYLTTQWMGKSCQDGGNLLALSLCCFAHFLPSTSLPFPPLMVDLSLSSLPPQCPQPPHHQGGDRGDSSREGDGSGGSCRGRHRTRRKDEDQIQIPAGSKNVGRRNEPPSLRQSECRWSA; translated from the coding sequence ATGTGGGACCCGTTCCGCAGTGAGGTCCCATTCCCCAGTTCTGAGCCACTGAACAGACTGCTATGTGTCAGGATTCCCCCATTCTTCACTGCCCATAACCCCCTCCATGTCTCTTGTTATCGTCCTAATGACTCTCCTGTGCCAGGATTCACTGAGGGGTATGATCCGAGTGCCAGCAATGTTACCACAGGAGTGTGCCCTTTGGCTCATCCAGAATATCCTGCCCCGTTCCTTCCCTGCTTGCATTATTTGATGCACTTGACCCGGTGCACAGTATCCCCTCCACAATCCATACCTGTGCCTTGTGTAATGCACGACGTCTTCGTTGCAGCTTCAAACTCCCTCACCAGCTACCTGCGTTCCAAGGTTCTTCTTAAACTTCTCCGCACATCCCGCCCACTGGTGGAAGTGCACGAAGGTGGCCACAGGCTGTTTCTCTGCGTGCCGCGACTGGCCGCAAGCCCCCTAGTCGCTGCGTGCTCCTCACAGGGTCCTGTCCATTCCCCACACCTGGTCACGCTGGGATCTGCAGGAAGGCTGTCTCATCCGCGGGAAGTCGTGTCACTGAGCAGGGCTCCATCGGATGCTGCCCGCACTATCCCTGGGCTGGGGATCAGGGCTCTGTCCGACACTGGCTGCACTATCCCtgggctgggaatcagggttctGTCCGACACTGCCTGCACAATCCCTGGGCTGGGGATCAGAGCCCTGCCCAACACTGGCTGCACGATCCCTGGGCTGGGGATCAGGGCTCTGTCCGACACTGCCTGCACGATCCCTGGGCTGGGGATCAGGGCTCTGTCCGACACTGCCTGCACGATCCCTGGCTGCTTACTGAGTCAGTCTCAAACAGCAAGTGAAGTCATCCCTGGAGGCAGATTGGATTACAAGCAAGCTAATTGCAGTCAGATCTGTAACACACCCCTGCCTTTCACTGAGATTGAAAGGATGTCTGTTTCTGGTTACCTCACCACCCAGTGGATGGGAAAGTCGTGTCAGGATGGTGGAAATTTGCTCGCTCTGTCTCTCTGCTGCTTCGCTCACtttctcccctccacctctctgCCCTTTCCTCCACTCATGGTTGATCTCTCTCTTTCATCCCTTCCACCCCAATGCCCTCAGCCACCTCACCATCagggaggggacagaggagaCAGTTCCCGGGAGGGAGACGGTTCAGGAGGAAGCTGCAGAGGGAGGCACCGGACGAGAAGGAAGGACGAGGACCAAATTCAG
- the LOC138762307 gene encoding uncharacterized protein isoform X1: MWDPFRSEVPFPSSEPLNRLLCVRIPPFFTAHNPLHVSCYRPNDSPVPGFTEGYDPSASNVTTGVCPLAHPEYPAPFLPCLHYLMHLTRCTVSPPQSIPVPCVMHDVFVAASNSLTSYLRSKVLLKLLRTSRPLVEVHEGGHRLFLCVPRLAASPLVAACSSQGPVHSPHLVTLGSAGRLSHPREVVSLSRAPSDAARTIPGLGIRALSDTGCTIPGLGIRVLSDTACTIPGLGIRALPNTGCTIPGLGIRALSDTACTIPGLGIRALSDTACTIPGCLLSQSQTASEVIPGGRLDYKQANCSQICNTPLPFTEIERMSVSGYLTTQWMGKSCQDGGNLLALSLCCFAHFLPSTSLPFPPLMVDLSLSSLPPQCPQPPHHQGGDRGDSSREGDGSGGSCRGRHRTRRKDEDQIQLYPKLKSGKKTAVLPPGWNRGEPGAVSQHFLMGFNCPV; encoded by the exons ATGTGGGACCCGTTCCGCAGTGAGGTCCCATTCCCCAGTTCTGAGCCACTGAACAGACTGCTATGTGTCAGGATTCCCCCATTCTTCACTGCCCATAACCCCCTCCATGTCTCTTGTTATCGTCCTAATGACTCTCCTGTGCCAGGATTCACTGAGGGGTATGATCCGAGTGCCAGCAATGTTACCACAGGAGTGTGCCCTTTGGCTCATCCAGAATATCCTGCCCCGTTCCTTCCCTGCTTGCATTATTTGATGCACTTGACCCGGTGCACAGTATCCCCTCCACAATCCATACCTGTGCCTTGTGTAATGCACGACGTCTTCGTTGCAGCTTCAAACTCCCTCACCAGCTACCTGCGTTCCAAGGTTCTTCTTAAACTTCTCCGCACATCCCGCCCACTGGTGGAAGTGCACGAAGGTGGCCACAGGCTGTTTCTCTGCGTGCCGCGACTGGCCGCAAGCCCCCTAGTCGCTGCGTGCTCCTCACAGGGTCCTGTCCATTCCCCACACCTGGTCACGCTGGGATCTGCAGGAAGGCTGTCTCATCCGCGGGAAGTCGTGTCACTGAGCAGGGCTCCATCGGATGCTGCCCGCACTATCCCTGGGCTGGGGATCAGGGCTCTGTCCGACACTGGCTGCACTATCCCtgggctgggaatcagggttctGTCCGACACTGCCTGCACAATCCCTGGGCTGGGGATCAGAGCCCTGCCCAACACTGGCTGCACGATCCCTGGGCTGGGGATCAGGGCTCTGTCCGACACTGCCTGCACGATCCCTGGGCTGGGGATCAGGGCTCTGTCCGACACTGCCTGCACGATCCCTGGCTGCTTACTGAGTCAGTCTCAAACAGCAAGTGAAGTCATCCCTGGAGGCAGATTGGATTACAAGCAAGCTAATTGCAGTCAGATCTGTAACACACCCCTGCCTTTCACTGAGATTGAAAGGATGTCTGTTTCTGGTTACCTCACCACCCAGTGGATGGGAAAGTCGTGTCAGGATGGTGGAAATTTGCTCGCTCTGTCTCTCTGCTGCTTCGCTCACtttctcccctccacctctctgCCCTTTCCTCCACTCATGGTTGATCTCTCTCTTTCATCCCTTCCACCCCAATGCCCTCAGCCACCTCACCATCagggaggggacagaggagaCAGTTCCCGGGAGGGAGACGGTTCAGGAGGAAGCTGCAGAGGGAGGCACCGGACGAGAAGGAAGGACGAGGACCAAATTCAG CTTTATCCAAAGCTCAAGAGCGGGAAAAAAACAGCGGTACTGCCACCAGGGTGGAACCGTGGAGAGCCGGGAGCGGTGTCACAGCACTTTCTCATGGggttcaactgcccagtctga